Sequence from the Cryptococcus neoformans var. grubii H99 chromosome 3, complete sequence genome:
AATTTGAGGCGCGCAGCCAACACGTAATGCTGCCATGACGAGCGTTGGCTGtcgttcctcctcctctccgtcTTGATTTTCCTGGGTGTTTGCTGCTCTGTCGAGCAATTCGCCATCCACCACAGATGTGTAAAACCTGCGGGGAATGTCAGCATTCACTTGAAATACAATCAACCGAATTATGAACTGTGACTTACACTTCGACTTTATACCTACGGCCCTTGATAAATTCAAATGTGCCTGTTTCCTCAATCGTTCCAACACCTGGGTCCAATAAGCATCAGCGTTATTCTCCGGCCCGTAATTCAGAGCCCACCGTAGAAGCTGGAACCAGGAGTTTGCTTTCGTTTGAACCCATTATCgatcacctccacctcgtcGACTGAGAGAGTCGCCCTTCCTCCCGCAACGCACATTCCGAAGTCAAATAGTCCGGTGCTTGGTGCAGCTAGATATGTTTCAAGTCGAAGGTAAAAGTTTTCGGCGAGCCCCGTGGGTTTTTCATCATTGATGCGCAGGCGGGACCCTGGTAGCACAGTAGTCTCGATCGGCTCTGCGCCTGCTGATCCACCTGTTGGGCGTGGATCGTCGTTATAGAACCGCGCGGTCCACCCCTGTGTTCCATCGGCAGTTGTCATCCAACCATCCAGCATCGGTAGGTACTTGTGTCCTGCAGCGGCATCAGCTCACACCGTCTCCACACGGGTCTGTCAACCTCACCATAACATCCTGGGGCATGTTCGACAGCTATACCCCGCTCCTTTGCGGCTCCTGACAGGCCCTCAAGTGGCGTGACCGCATAGCTAGAAAGCAAATAGGcacttcctccacctgACACCGTCCTGCTCTGTGAATTGGGTCCAACAATGGCCAATGACTGGATTGAAGTTCCCCGGCGATCGCATACTTGATTTTGTGATGGAGTCTCGGACTCCAACCGAACCATCGAGTTAAGAGGCAGAATGTTTCGGTCGTTTTTTAGAAGGACAATACCCTCAGCGGCCACACGTCGATTGAGCGCCTTAATCTCTGGATCATCAATGATCTTTTCAGGCCTGTAACCCGCAGAAATGATATCTGGGCGTGCTCGTGAGGCATTCTGGGCAAACTGTCAATCGAGTCAGAGGAGGTTAATCTTGTCACGTGAGGTGACATATGCCAACTCGGGTTAAAACTCACCTTCAATACTCTCAATGCGCACTTGTCGATGTCCTCCTGATCGAGCTTGCCAGCAATCTTAGCCCACTTGGCGACCTGACCTCTCCACATGGTAGGACCAGGCATTTCCAGATCTAAGCCAGCTTTAATAGACTCAGACGTCGAGTAAGTACCGTACCAATCGCTCTAAAATATGTCTCGTCAGCTGCAAGtcttatccttctcccgCATGCATCAAAACTTACAATGCATAAGCCGTCAAATTTCCATTCGTCCCGTAATATGGTTTGCAGAATGCGGGGATTCTCCGAAACGTGGAGACCGTTCAGTCTCGAGTACGATGTCATAACTGCCCATGGCTTGGCGTATTTCTGCGCGAGTAAGAAGGGCATGAGGCTGGCAAAAAATGAGTAAAACTGCGCTTGCCTCAACATGAAGACTTCTATTCAGCACTCACTATATCTCGCGCAATGCTCGCTCCGGTATCCGAACGTCGACTGCACAATCACCACCATTAATGTTAAGATCATATTCTGCGAGCAATCAGAGCAAGCTGTGACGGTTACCCACCCGAAGACCTCTGATGTTCCATATCATTACCCACGTAATGCTTGATGCATGCGCCTACCCCCTTTTCTTGCAATCCATTAATGTATCCGGCGGCAATCATCCCTGACAGATATGGATCCTCAGAGAACCCTTCGAACGCTCGTCCATTCAAAGGGTTGCGCTGCATGTTTACGGTAGGTCCAAGAAGTAGGGACACCCCCTTGGCCTGACACTCATCTGCCAACAGGTTGCCGATTTTTGAGATTATGGTAGGATCAAAAGTAGAAGCGAGAGCCGTTGCACAAGGGATACAAGTTGCCGGGGTCGGTTTGAAGTGGGATCTACCCCTGACTCCATTCTAGAAATGTAAGCCATTAGCACA
This genomic interval carries:
- a CDS encoding beta-glucosidase, which encodes MQRNPLNGRAFEGFSEDPYLSGMIAAGYINGLQEKGVGACIKHYVGNDMEHQRSSEYDLNINGGDCAVDVRIPERALREIYLMPFLLAQKYAKPWAVMTSYSRLNGLHVSENPRILQTILRDEWKFDGLCISDWYGTYSTSESIKAGLDLEMPGPTMWRGQVAKWAKIAGKLDQEDIDKCALRVLKFAQNASRARPDIISAGYRPEKIIDDPEIKALNRRVAAEGIVLLKNDRNILPLNSMVRLESETPSQNQVCDRRGTSIQSLAIVGPNSQSRTVSGGGSAYLLSSYAVTPLEGLSGAAKERGIAVEHAPGCYGHKYLPMLDGWMTTADGTQGWTARFYNDDPRPTGGSAGAEPIETTVLPGSRLRINDEKPTGLAENFYLRLETYLAAPSTGLFDFGMCVAGGRATLSVDEVEVIDNGFKRKQTPGSSFYGVGTIEETGTFEFIKGRRYKVEVFYTSVVDGELLDRAANTQENQDGEEEERQPTLVMAALRVGCAPQIVPQQAITEAINIAIKCDAVIAVIGTNMDIEGEGGDRPNLELPGLTNEFIQKLLSARPDTIIVNQSGSAVTFPWIDRASTVLQSWFGGNETGNAIADVVFGDVNPSGRMSLTFPYKIQDCTAHLNWEAESGRILYGEGIFVGYRGYQETERDVMFSFGEGLSYSIFEWGPLACNFSQLEKANDIKITATLTVTNRGPLAGAEVVQIYVTPLQSGSGFRRPKQELKGFQKVFLHPGETKEVEIVLDKWALAYYNDSASCWTAERGGFAIQAAKSSRPKDKMSSRCIWLPQTMIWTGL